From the genome of Deltaproteobacteria bacterium, one region includes:
- the tatC gene encoding twin-arginine translocase subunit TatC, translating into MSEDQEKEVSQEEELDLKGGAKMPFLVHLAELRRRLIICFIAVGFGFAISYYFSKPLFKILIRPLLKAMPEGEQLIYTGLPEAFFTYLKLGLWGGIILALPVIFYQLWNFAAPGLYRNERRYVVPFVVWSTLMFIIGALFGYFIVFPVGFRFFLGFSDESIRALPAVAQYFSFSLKLLFGFGLVFELPVVMVFLAKMGLVNAPFLARQRKFAILLIFVIGAILTPPDVISQVFMALPLIVLYEISILLVRLVWRKKEKERRQAAAEA; encoded by the coding sequence ATGTCTGAAGATCAGGAAAAGGAGGTTTCCCAGGAAGAAGAACTGGATTTAAAAGGCGGCGCCAAGATGCCTTTCCTGGTCCATCTCGCGGAGCTTCGCCGCCGTCTGATCATCTGTTTCATCGCCGTCGGGTTCGGATTTGCCATCAGTTATTACTTTTCCAAGCCCCTTTTTAAAATTTTAATCCGCCCTCTTCTCAAGGCCATGCCCGAAGGGGAGCAACTCATATACACCGGCCTGCCTGAAGCCTTTTTCACCTACCTGAAACTTGGGTTATGGGGCGGGATCATCCTGGCGCTGCCGGTCATCTTTTATCAACTCTGGAACTTCGCCGCTCCAGGGCTTTATCGTAATGAAAGGCGGTACGTCGTTCCCTTTGTGGTGTGGTCCACGCTCATGTTCATCATCGGCGCGCTCTTTGGCTATTTTATCGTCTTTCCGGTTGGGTTCAGGTTTTTCCTGGGATTTTCCGACGAATCCATCCGGGCCCTGCCAGCGGTGGCTCAATATTTTTCTTTTTCCCTCAAGCTCCTGTTCGGCTTTGGCCTGGTTTTTGAGCTTCCGGTGGTCATGGTCTTCCTGGCCAAGATGGGCCTGGTCAATGCCCCCTTCCTGGCTCGCCAGCGTAAGTTCGCTATTCTGCTTATTTTTGTAATCGGGGCTATCCTGACCCCGCCTGACGTCATCAGCCAGGTTTTCATGGCCTTACCTTTGATAGTTCTTTATGAAATCAGCATTCTTCTGGTTCGCCTGGTGTGGCGAAAAAAGGAAAAGGAAAGAAGGCAGGCCGCGGCTGAGGCCTAA
- the tatA gene encoding twin-arginine translocase TatA/TatE family subunit, with translation MFGIGTPELLIILVIALVVIGPKHLPDMAKALGRGIGEFRRATDELKKTIDADDDLKEISKSLTEAKNEVYGMVKEEFSDLKDTASSLAKEGDSTGHEDTDEPQGDDLEPEEELDDEALKAWALAEAKAEVKAEAPSDESDEQEKKEPASKADV, from the coding sequence ATGTTCGGTATCGGTACGCCGGAGCTGCTCATCATTTTAGTTATTGCCCTTGTCGTGATCGGGCCCAAGCATCTGCCTGACATGGCCAAGGCCCTGGGGCGTGGCATTGGTGAGTTCAGGCGGGCCACGGACGAATTAAAAAAGACTATTGATGCTGACGACGACTTAAAAGAGATTTCAAAATCGCTCACTGAAGCCAAGAACGAGGTCTATGGCATGGTCAAGGAGGAGTTCTCGGATCTAAAGGATACAGCCAGCTCTCTGGCCAAAGAAGGCGATTCTACCGGTCACGAAGACACGGATGAGCCACAAGGGGACGATCTGGAACCAGAAGAGGAGCTTGATGATGAGGCCTTAAAGGCCTGGGCCCTGGCTGAAGCCAAGGCGGAGGTCAAGGCGGAGGCGCCTTCGGATGAAAGTGATGAGCAAGAAAAGAAGGAGCCGGCCAGCAAAGCCGATGTCTGA